One Aegilops tauschii subsp. strangulata cultivar AL8/78 chromosome 2, Aet v6.0, whole genome shotgun sequence genomic window, AGCTGGTGGGAGGAGGCGACAGGGAGAGAAGGGAATAGGAGAAGGGCggcgaaaccctagccgccactcGAGGAGGAGAAGACGCGAGAGATGAGGAGACGAGCGAGTTTTACCTGGGGAGGTGTTATCTGGACCcgtttccctctctctctctctttctcgtTACGTGTAGCGATCCGGTAAAATGGACACGTGTACCATGCCAATGAGCGCTCTTACTGCGTACGTTAATGTTGTTAGGATTTAATTAGTTCTCTTAATTAAAGGGATAATCCTCCCTATGTAATATCTCGTGCGGTTGTTTCTGCAACCGTCGCGACCCACTCTCGCGCCCCTGCGAACGGACGCATCTCTTCGCTTGCGTCTGTTCCCTTGTATATATACTGTGATCGTCAATGGAATAAGAAACAGTTCGATTCATTGTTGTCTCTCGATTAGTTCCAACACGTTATCAGCACGCTCAAAACCGCTGGGCGAGAACGACGACGAGAAGAAAGCAACGGACCAAAGTCTTGATCTACTCTAATTGCTACATGAATAAGGTGCCACTTTCCGATTTCAATTTGGCAAGCATCAAACGATTTCATCAAGAAATATAGTACCTTTTTGGCATTCTCCGGGTCTGCGCACGCGGCGACTATCTCCAGGCACACAGCAGCATCCTCACGGCAGTTGCAGAGCCCTCCGTCGCTTGGCGGATGTGCGCATGGTCTTCACGACCGGCGCCGCGTGACGCGGAGGCTATGCGATGCCGCGGCATGACAGCGCCCGCTCAGAGCCTCGTTGCGCTTCTCGCGCGACGGCCATCGGCCCCGGTGAGGTCCCCCGTGGTGGCCTCCATCTGGGCCCGTCGGCTCCAGGCAAACGCTGCCTCGCCTGTCGCAGCCCTTGGCTCCACAGCGCTCCAGAGGTTGCCGTCGGTGGCGCACGTCCCAAGCGACGCCATCGTGCCGCCGCGCCTGCCATCTCCGACCCCCGCGGTCGTTGAGGTCGCCACCAGCCACGCACTGGCCTTCGTCTCGGCGACGACCGGCGCATCCTCCTTCGTCTTTGGTTTGGGCGCGGGCGGCTCCTCCAACCACGTGGTtgtcgacgccgacgccgacgccgcgcCTGCCGTCCCCGACGCTGGCCACCCCTCAGTTTTCGCCGCGCTCTGGGGTTCGTCACCGCCTCTTGGCCCTCGGCGTCTCGCTGGCGAGTCCACCGTCGAGCGGCCGCTCCGGCACGCGGAGCCCCGCGGCACTCGGGCTCGCGAACGGCGCCTCCAACGGCGTCGCGCCGGGCACTCTGCTCCCTGGAGGATCCTCGGacgaggaagagcgcggcgggaGTTTTTCTCGCCGCCGGTGAAGTAGCCGACCGGCCGTAGTCGTCTCCGCCTGTCTTGGTCGCGTGGAGTGGGGATGGAAGGCGCTGGGGATTTTTGATCCGTGGTACCTCTGCCTTATCTCTTCGCATGGCCAAGCTGGCTTCATCTAACATGGATTGCGTGGCCATGTGCATGCGGTGGAAATTTAGGCAACCGGCAGGCGTTGCTTTATTTGCTACTCCATGAGTACTTGCTCCTCTGATTGAACACAGTAGCAGATTATTAGTGTTCCAACACACTCCTAACAGTGATTTCATTCTTGTTAAAATTAGTACATATATTTTACTACTGTTTTCTGTTGAGTACCGAGGTATTCTATGTCTTAAGTTGATGTAATATATTTCCACGTTTATCACGTGTTGAGATTAATTATGTTCATTTGCAATTGAGATTTTTCAATCTCTTGTAAAGATAAATTTATTACCTCTAGAGTACTGATTTGCGATTGAGAATTTTCTTCTCTCGCAAAACAATCTCATTGCGATTGAGATTAATTTTCTCTCGCAAAATATTAATTCACTTTGCTGAATTATCTTGCAACTTGATACAACATCATCTCATTTAATTTGAGGTCTATACAATTCAAGTTCTCACTTGAACATCAAGTTTACAACATCATTACTATTCATTACAATAGTAGTGTATTTCCGTGAGTACGATGTATTCCGGAATGTATGTATCTCCATGTTCGCTACATGTCGAAATTAATACGTCTATTTGCAATTGAGATTTTCAATTTCTTGCAAATACATATGCAAAATTCAAGGTGATGAGTTGGATCTACTGCCCATGTGTAGACTATCTCTATTACTGTGAGATCTGTATGATCTTCAATGTGTTTATGTTCCCACAATTGAGGTTGAACATTTTCAAGTTATACACTTGAGTCAAATTTTTGCATTCTTCAAAACCATGATGGTTTTTAGTTTACTTCTTGTAAATTAATTATCTCTGGCTTGGCCTTATAAGTAATCGATGGCTAACAATTTGAGGTACTTGCCCTCAATGGCCACAACTTACTTAAGCGGGTCATGGACATCAAGATCAGTCTTGCATCCCATGGGATAGCACGTGCAATCCAAGCCACGCCGCCGGGATGCAGAGGACCTCAAGGGTAATGGTTTGAAACTCACTTCAAACCCTCAACCTGACACCATCAAGCTGTCACGAGACCCTGTGAGCATGGAGAGCATGATGGTTGAATATGCATCAACCAACATGTTTGGAGACTATACATTTAGTCCCTTAGTCTCCTTAGTGATCTACTTATTCATGTCCATTTATGATGTTCTAATAAGAACATGATTATTGTTGTTATCATATATTGTATGTCACAATATATTGTATCAGCACTTTGATACAAATTCATTTGTATGTATTCTATATATCCGACAGTGATTTTCTTGAGAATCTTCATGTCTATATATAGATTTCTACGGGAGTCAATCCGATGAAAAATGATATGTGCCTTGTGGGCATATGCACCACAAACTCTATACTCAGGGAAGTCCAATGTTTCCACTCTCATTGAGAGAAAGGAGATATTTTAAAATCGCTAGATGCGATGAGGTATTTGTTGGCTCAACTCGAGTCATATTTACTATCCCTATAACTCGTACCCTACTAAGCTATAAAGATATTTGTCAAAATGGTTTCCATAGCGAAATTTATGCTGACAAGAAAGTGAAATACATTCTCTTTACCATATGCAACGGATATGGCAAACACATTTTCTATGTATCATCTGGATTGTACTACACATACTACAAAACCCATAGCACATGTTGCGCCCAAGATAGTTTTCCAAAATGTCTTGTACATGAAAAACTTGGCATACTCACCTTGGTCATCGAGACATTGGGTTGAAACCGAAACTATCAGCAATTCCAATAgtttatgattattatgatgCTAAATTCTAACAATATTTGGATTTTGTGTGCATTACAAGTGACACAGGAAAGCTAATTTTAAGGCTCGCACACCTTAAAATCTACGCTGAACCACTCAGACTCCTTGAATGCATCAAGTCGAGGTAAGTGGCTCTTCCCAGCCATTGAGTAGACTATTCAGGTATGCCATGGTTCTAAAAGACATATCTACATGATGGTCTTAAGTGTGTGCTTTATTCACACGGAATCATTGGCTCATTATCCTGACACCGATTTCAAGAAAATCGAATGGATAACATTGCAGAATTCTCCTTGAGGGCCTTCCCTATGGCCTTTGGATTGAAGTTTAGCAATTTGTCCTAATGTCTAGACTCAAAATGGTTTGGTAGAATCCTATCCAAAGAGTTAAGCTCATTGCATTATCTTTACTTTGGAATTGCAACTTACCAACTTTACGTTGGAGTCATGCAATTTTAGACGCTCATGACAGAACTGCATAATATTATTCCCCTCTATCTTTGATATGTGGATATCTACCAAGTATTTCCTGTCTGCAGTAATTCGGTTGCATACCGATATCACCACCCGGCATACATCATTGGCCCCTCAACATATAGTTGGGATCTATGTGAGGAATAACTGTATTTTCGTCAATACCTCAAGCCCCTCACATGGGGAGTTATTCAAGGCCAGTATGCTGATTCAATGAGGAACATTTCCAGGCATTAGGGGGAGATTTCAAGTACCATAAAAATGCCAGGAAATTAGTGGAATGTTCAACACATTTCTGCCTCAAATCCACGTACTCAAAGATTTGAACCATGCGTTCAGAAGATTTGcaacacattgcaaataatcTGCCGGATTCATTTACTGACTATAAAGGTGTCACACAATCCTACAATCCTGCAAAAGTACGCCTGAAAGAGTGGAGGTACCAGCAAAATCCACTCCACTCCTCGTTCAAAGCAACAGGGGGAGATGTATGGCAGAAGTACATCAGGATTCAGCTTCTCACAAGTAAGGATATCAAGGCCTGTGAATCAGTAAATGCAAGTCAACTTCACGTTGGCAGACACCTAATGGGTAGTATGCACCCAGTGGACGGGAAACCTCACCAACCCAGGTCATAGTGCACACAATGACCGGGACATCGGAATACCCGACTCAGCCGCATTGGGAAATCGCGAGAAGTCACTACGGGTAACGATATTTTCATCAACTATATATTGATATATAGATTCTGGAGAATCATATAACCGGAAGTCTACAATTGTCGACATACATTTCTCAACTAGATTGCAAAACCTTACAAATGATTCAGATCCAAAGACCATGGCCATGGCAAAGTGTGAACAACACTCGGACTGAACTCAAGCAAAGGGTATAATCTAGGTAGAAATAATCTTGCTCAATAATGAGAAGGTACTCATAAGTAATACTTACACCAGTTTTCTTCTGGAAACAGAATTGAGAACAACGAGGTGGTGAAACAAAGAGCAAGTATTGTAGCACAAGGGTTCACGCAGATACCCAACTATTCTCCAGAGGTGGAATCTCTTTCCGATAACTTATATCATTGGCAGTACAAAATCATCTATCTCTGCAGTTGATAGATGTAGTGATCACATATCCATGTGGATCACTAGATTCAGACATATATGGTTGATTCCCGATGGAATCTCACTTCTGAATCGAAATGCAATACGCAACATACATTGTGTAAAATCAATAAGTCACCATATGGTGCTTATTGTTGTCGGTATATATGGTACAACCGACTTAGTGAGTTCCTTATATACAAGGATTACTCCTACAATGATGATTACCCATGTTTGTGTGTCTGCAATGATGACACATGTAATCATCTAAATGACGGAGTTTAaaatgaaggatttgggtaaacCAAAATACCGCTCGTTACTACAACTTGAGCACCTTCATTCATACATTATGGTATACTATGTTGTCTATATCCAAAATATATTGGAGAAATTCATTGTGGACTAATCTTACCCATCCATAACTCTCATGGTAGTTCATTCTCTATACGTAGAGAAAGATTTATTTAGACCAAGAGATGATGGAAATGAGATATTGGGATTCAACGTTCCATAATGCCATTGGATCCACCAAACACAATTGGTTGGTACTCAAGAATATCTTTTGATATCTCCAAGGCATCAAACATCTTGTCCTGGTTTTCAGTTTCACAGAAATGTGAACACTGATATCATTGGATACATCGATCAGATCCCCACTATGTCAGATCATAGACAAGCTTACTGTTCCTACTAGGTGTGGTAGCCCTCTCATGAAGAGTCTTCAAATAGACCTCATGGCTACATCCACCAACCATTATCTCAAAGATAATGTTGCTTGTGTTGCCCGGATGCAAACATGTTACTAATAAGCAATATCTTTATATTGCATATCTTGCAAGTCAAGTCATGCAACTGATTTGTTCACCAAGTCTCTACCAACTTTTACATTCCAGAAACATGTTCATGGAATTGGTATATGACGGCTTCGAAATTTGCAAGAATCAGGGAGAGTATCTTCCTGAATTGTTCCTGTTTAATGCATCATATTATACTCTTTTTTCCTTCATGAGTTTACTATACTTGTTCTCATAAAGGTTTTTAATGAGGTAATATCAACACCAGATCATATGTCATACTTTTTGTTTTCCCCACCGGGGTTTTTGGAAAGTATATACGACATATTTATTGTTCGTTTAATTCTATGGGTTTTCCTCATATTGAGTTGAAAGAGACAATAACCACTATATGTTGCGGCATTTTCTCCTTATTTTTCCCACTGGGTTTGAAGGAGTTTTGGCAACATATCAAACACTATACTCCTCATATTTTTCCCACAGGGTTTTTAGAGGAGATTATTCCAAGGTCGATCGCAAGCACAAGGAAGGATTAGGGGGAGTGTTAGGATTTAATTAGTTCTCTTAATTAAAGGGATAATCCTCCCTATGTAATATCTCGTGCGGTTGTTTCTGCAACCGTCGCGACCCACTCTCACGCCCCTGCGAACGGACACATCTCTTCGCTTGCGTCTGTTTCCTTGTATATATACTGTGATCGTCAATGGAATAAGAAACAGTTCGATTCATTGTTGTCTCTCGATTAGTTCCAACAAATGTGTTTGATTAAGCTATGTGTGAAGGACTGTCAACCAGCTATGCCACGTGGCGCAAGCTGGTTGGCCTCGGTGAGAAATCTTTTGCAATTTTTTTAAATGAAGGTGTGGATTATTTTTAAATGTATTTTTTAGATGGAGATAAGGacctctagtattttttaaatgaaaggttatgcaaATACTATTTTTAGATGAAGGTGAGGATTTTTTTAAGATATTTTTTTAGACGGAGGCAAGGACTCAAGGACTCTATGTATTTTTTAAAATAGAAATATGCGCATAATTTTCTCTCAAGCGGCGCCACAGGGTGATGCCCCAATCACTAGTGCTACATGAAGAGGAACACCATTCATTCCCCCGAAGGAGAAATACCACCCACGTCATCAGTATTTGAGGTACGCATGGTCGCATCAAGCGTGTGTTCTTGCAGATCCTAGAGGGATCTGAGTTGTTTTGCACGCACACAAGGTTGTCATGTTGATGTAGACGCAAGCACTCATATACACACGCATACAGTTATCCCTATGAACGCACCCATGTATACCCTACCTCTATAAGCACCTCAGAAAGACTAAGCaacatatcatcttgaaatttacgaagtcactgtaggcacctcgtcgtcgacaggaacgtctcctcccactgaatgcgcatcgccggaaatcctgaaataaatccaggaatataTGCGAGCACATGACTTGAacctggtgggctggggataccacagtccctctaaccatccaaccatagGTTGGTTCGCTCTTGTCGATGTAATTGAAAATATAAAATGCATCCTTTTCAGAAACATGGAAAACATTATGAAGTACCTTAAAACAGGAAATACATTTGGAATCCATGCAAATTTTTATTTACATCTGATTTTTATTCGCTCTTTGTACTGCGGATGTGCAAATGTTACAATGCCTTCCAAATATAAAAGGTCGTCATGACGGTCTTGCAAGGGTACTGTCAAACATATGTGCCGTGGAATGAAGATGGGACAACCCTGCAAAATTGGGAAGCAAATAAGACCAATACTTCTGGAGGTCACAACAGTTTAGAAGATCGAGCAAAGTGACGCTAACTGTAAGGAAGGAAACTGAAATTTTCAATCCCAACACCCAAAGTGTATTATCAAGAGATGGGAAACAAAGGGGGCAGCCCGGAGCAAGAGATAGGAAACAAATTGAAAAAAAAGCCTAAATTACCACAGAGCGACTAAAGGGAAACAAAACAATAGGTCCACACTGCGAACCCAATCTAATTCATTTAAAGAATACATTAAAAGAAACCTCTCACAAGAAATTCAAGCACCAGTGAGAAAAGCATTCATATGATCTGCCTATCTTGAAAAAGAAACCAAATTTTCCAGTTTGAAATAAAAAATGCTATTATCATGTACACTATATTGTTCTAATTCAGATACAATAGATAGGTAAGTTTATGCACAATGAATGCTGAAACTTTCACAATATCTATACAAGAAGAAACACACACAGGGTACAACTAACAAAACAATGAAGAATTTCACCTGCAGAAAGACGTTTGACTCATTTGGTCCTCTTGTAGAGTTTATAGGTGTATCATAATAAAAAATGAACACAATATCATAATAAAATTATTACCAAACATAGGGGTTTTACGGAAGGAGCCTCAAGAATTCTACCTATCATGACATTTGCGGGTCTCCTAGCAGGTTGCTTGTAAAAAGTTACTGATGTAGGCTTGTGCAAGACTTTCTCCAAGCTTTACTTGTGCTTCAGTGGTAAGATGCAAATTATCTTCGTTCAAGGGCAGGCCAATTGCATCCACAGTTACAACATTCAGCAAGTTAATGCTAAGCTGAGCCTCCCTCACTTTTTCAATGTTCCTTTTATTCCCAGATGCGAGAGCAACCTGTTTAGTGCATACATAATCTTGAGAGAAATGGTAATCTTCATAGCAAATAATATCAGAGAAATGAAAATATGACCACTTGGCAAAGCAACCAGCATTTTTGTAAGAAAGAGGGAAATCAATTAGTGCAAGATTTAAGGTGTTAGATAAGAATATATATATTTAAGTAGTTTTAGAATCAACCATTTTTTTACTTGAGGATATAAAATTGGTGAAATAAAATACACACGTTTTCATGTCTTATCACATCTTGTGGTTTATTTTCGTGAACCAATAACATCAATTTAATCTGATCAGTAGGGAAATGAAAATAGAAGTTAGCTTGGATATACGTATGATGTTAAAATACCTGATTCTAAATCCAAAAAAATTACAACTATGCATATTAATGGCTTGAGAAAGTAAGCAATTACTACACAGCTGCCTGCCTGTACGTTTTTCAAACTGAAACAAGACAAACAATTGTATGCTTCCTTGTCATCCATCAACAGCCAATGTGCATTCACAACTCCATCTTTTATTTTTTaaattctgattctttttgctcaTATAGTGGTCTATTTTTCATATTATGCCAATAACCAGACTGTGCCACGGTGTCAGGTCCGAGTGAGTCAAACTGTGCCATGTCATTACTGAATCCACATAACCCAGGATAAGGAACTAAAACTATACAGTTTTAGAGTTGAAGGAATAGGTTTTCCTGGAATTATAGTTGAGGGACCAAAATTATACTTTTCACTGGCTGCAACAACCTCCATAAGAGATTAGGCTAGACGTGTATTGTTCATCTCGATTGGCTTCGCAGCTGGTGTTTGGCCAAGGTGTCCCGCTTCTTGCATTATGCTTGCTTCTCCTCTTAATATAAACATGTGCAAATATTGTTTACGCATGTCTCAAACTTGTTCCAAGAACGGGTATCTTAATCGTATCAATGGAGCCACTTACTTGGCCTAATGCTGCATACAGAACACCATGTATGAATTTTAATCATACATAACTAAATAGTTGATGCTCACTAACCTATTTATCTCAACATGCACACATGCCACCATGCATGAAAAAGACCCACCTCAATAATTAACACACTAAATCATATATTCATATTCCATAGAACAAAATCCATCAAAATATATTGCAATAGTTTCCCGTAGCAAACGTGTGGGGTATCATCTAGTTAATTAAGTCTGTGTCTGTTGTGCCTGCCCATCAGAAAAAAAAAGGAATCATGCTGCATTACTCATGCAGGACTGTAATTAAGTATTCCTAAAAATTTCGCATATGATTGCTCTCTCTGTTCAGAAACATAGGACACATTTCAACTCTTCAACTACAGCTTTGAACAAAAGTTAGTTCATTAATAAAGTTTGTATTCAAAAGTATTTTCTTATGGTTACTATTTTGTAGTACTAGTTAACAAAAACATTGAGCAAAAATTATGGTGAAAGTTTGAGCATAGACAATCAAATTTTCTGAATGGAAACAATAATACTTCATCTTCACGTGCATTGAACAATAGTTATCTGCCCGAGTCCCCCGCATCGCCCCCCGCTCGGGCGACTCAGGCGGAGACCCTAAACCTAGCCGCCGGGCGAAGCCCCGGGCGGCTGACGGCGGTGGCGGAGGTCCTCTTCCTTCCCGCGCCGTGATCGAGTGAGGCGGGTCACCCAATGGCGCCGGGGCGCTTCTCCCGGATCTGGGTCgcgacggcgcggcggctcacctccgacgacagcgtggtggtgggcAGAGGCGGCagagctgcagggcgacgtggaaGAGCGGGTGGTGCTGGCTGCTCGGCGCGTCCGCGTGGTCACGACGGCCATGGCTgcggtcgccggcggcggcggaacgTGACCAATGGCGGCGGCGACGTTCGGCCTGGatcccggggcggcggccctCAAAGGTCGCAGCAGGTGAAGCTAGGGCTTCCCGCGGCGGCATGGCATGGTGCTGTCCCTGTCCAAGGCGGATCTGCGCCGGTGATCTAGTGGCTTTGGCTCCGGATTGGTTCAGATCAGAGACGGTGACGAGCATGCGGGATCCCTCTCAGCGGCTCTCGCGGTTTGGCGAGGTGGGGTGGCGGCCCTCCTCCCAGGCGACAGTGGTGGCACACACAGGCAGTGGCCGGTGTGCCAGGGCTCCCACGGTTGCAGTGCTGCTGTGGATGGTCGCCGGATCTGGACGGCTAGATCTGGGGCTTTGAAGGCGGTCTGGACGGTGCACAAGTTGTCGGTTGGTTTTTCTTGGGACAGACCCTTAGCGCCGTTTCCTTCATGAAGGCATCATCGAGGTGAAGCTCCCAACTCCTCCCACTACCTCCGGGGAAAACCCTCGATCAGTTGACCTTGTGTTGCTCCCTCCTTGGGGGCATCATTCTTGGAGGTGTACGTTGGCTCAAGGGACCAATGGATGGTTTTAGCGGTGGAGCGGcgtttcatgtcatgcatcgacGATGTGGAGTCTCGGCGGCGTGGCGCGGCAGGGTCTCAGCGACGGATGTGTGATGATGGACGCGCGTAGGGAGGTGGCGTTGTCTGGCACCGTGGTGGCATTGACGGCAGGCCTGACAAGGTCGATGTGTCAGTACCTGCTCTGAAGATGGACAGGTggaagacggcggcggcgcgTCTGAGAGTGCACTGGACGGGTGTGTGCCCTAGACCCGACAATGTGGCTTGGTTGgggcctccggctttagatgttaggctttggtgcgaggtctgtttggtattcgACTCGGACAATCGGCACCCCTTCATCAAGTGGATAGGAGCAGCGAcagatgttgccaagatggtTGCTTCAGACTTACTgatgtattactttgtaaggtctttgcgaataattaataaaatgatTGAATGCATCTCGCAGAGgccggggtcatcctccttttcaaaaaaaaatcttcaCGTGCATTATTATTTTTCATAAAATTACTATTCATTTGTCCAAAATTGCTAGCCTGTGTGAATGCCCAGATTGATGATCAGTTCAGTTTCTATAAACTTCAGTTCTCAACAGCCATGCCAAAAATGAAGACAAATTACACTATTTACCGAGTGCGGCCATTACCTGAATGAATGGTAGATGCGGCATCCCAAGATCTGCCCTGATATTTGCTATCAACCTCTCCACGTTCCCCTGATACGCCGCCGTTTCGGCATCGGACTCTGCATCGCTCTCCCCCTGGTACCACAGCACGGCCTCGATCTCGCCGCACTCGGTCGCGGCGCGCGCGCGCCGCACCATCTGCTCGTACAGGTGCTCCCCGCGGGCCCACTCCCGTATGGCCGTGCCGCCGACGGCGCATGGTACGAGCCCGACCCCGGCGGTGCCTGGGGGCTCCAGCCGCGGGAGAAtggcgcgggcgaaggccatcccgGGGCCGACGCCGCAGGTCTTGGTCGTGTCGATGTCGGCGTGCAGCGGCTCGCGGGCCTCTTCCCATGCGAGCGCGGCGGAGAGGCGGAGGATGGAGGGGTCCGGCGCGCACTCCGGCggcacgaccccgtcccaccGTCGGTGGTGCACGCCGCCGCGGCCGGCCATGTTGCTCTGCCCTGAGAGAAGGAAGATGCGCATGACTGCGGGAGCAGCGGTGCGGCAGCGGCGAGGAAAGGGTGAAGAAGAGAAGACTGCGTCCGAAATAACCAACCGTTAACATTTCAGCACTCGGTTCCAATCTAGGAACCATACATTTCAGCACACAACTCATACAACAATCTAGAATCTCAGAAAAGAACTGGATGGTTAATTCTGTGGGCAGGTGATTCTATCGGCAGTTTTCCAGAATCAGATTCTCTAGAATCATGGCGAAAAGAATTGGCCGTTAGGGCATCTTGAACGGCAACTCGTAAAAAATTCCCTGCATCCGTCCATGAATAGGAGACCAGTCCGCGGACGAGAGTCATCCAACGCTATTACCATATATTTCAAACCACATTttaactaaccggacgaaattcattcAAATCGGTCGACATTCATCTAAGTTCGGATAGTAAATAGTACAAATCATTCACACATAGCATACAAATTAAGTCTAGTACAACAAGGTCTCAAATTCGACTAGATCCCGGATGCCCAACAAGTTTTTCAGGAACGGATCAAGTCCTCCCACACATACTTTCCCTTCAGCTTCATCCAGCAGTGTGTGCACGTAAATGGCTGTCCCGTTGACCTGTGGTACAGCACGACCGCATGTGCGGGCTACATATCCTCCATGCCCGCGTGCAATGGTGACCTTGCCTCGAGCTGCCTGATCAAGTTGTAGTACTTGATGACGCTGACCTAGATAGCGTGACAGCGATACGACAACGACCTCATGTTGCGTGGTCGCATGATGTACATGTCATAGGGCGCAATGTGCTTTACTGCGTGAAACTTTTCATGCACTTGCTCCCAGAAGGGTGGCCATATGGTCCTGCCTATGAATCCGCAGATACGGCCAGCCACGCATCGCACAACTCATCCTCCATGGACGAGTAGCTCACCATCCTTCGTACTCTAAAAACGACAGCATTTGAAAATAAGCTCAATGACATTTGATCCAACACCTGCCGGATGTGGTGTCCGCCATGGAGGTcgttgtaacgcccggataatcaagctacagtaatcccacgctaatggtgacACGTCACCACAATTACTGTTGATAATCTACTGTTAGGTCAAAcagtttcaaaattcaaattcaaattaatatcaacaataaaagtttttcaaaattgaaacaaaaatgttcgatGGGTGCCGAATATTACAAGGGTAATTataatttttataaaatgcctaaataatttaaattgaaataaaacagaaaagaaaataaataaaagaaagaaaatacaaaaaagaaaacaaacagaaaaataAGGAGAAGGAGGAAACCCCTGGGCCGTGGCCCAACCGGGccaaccccaggcccagccgg contains:
- the LOC109771476 gene encoding probable carbohydrate esterase At4g34215, which gives rise to MRIFLLSGQSNMAGRGGVHHRRWDGVVPPECAPDPSILRLSAALAWEEAREPLHADIDTTKTCGVGPGMAFARAILPRLEPPGTAGVGLVPCAVGGTAIREWARGEHLYEQMVRRARAATECGEIEAVLWYQGESDAESDAETAAYQGNVERLIANIRADLGMPHLPFIQVALASGNKRNIEKVREAQLSINLLNVVTVDAIGLPLNEDNLHLTTEAQVKLGESLAQAYISNFLQATC